TTTCACTTTAAGTTATGACgcagtttttatttcatacctgtcaaaatatgacatctacaaaagtgacagctgccaaatAACTGGCTGTTTAGTGTTAATAGTGAACGTACGAATTGGTCTTCAATATCGCAAAACTTAAATCCCcttgactattttctgtggCTATATGTGGAGTCGCTAGTTAACACCGATAAGCCCAAAACAATTGAGCACTTGTACgcctaaaaatgttttattggaCCTCCAGGCTGGACTACGTCCGAGCCAGCGTAACTATCATTATGCCACAAggtttcgttttaaaaaaagtacatttcatgtcaatttacaaaaatatactctttgttttattccatttcaaagttctatacTTAAAAAAACGCCCTATATGATATAACTTAAATGCATTAGCTTCAAAAGCTTTTGtgtcttattttaaataattttgactgCTATTAAACTACTCtacgaaaaataacaattaatacgAAAACCTCTGATTCTATTTCACatcaacaaacattttaagagtCTACAATatgttataataaaattaagctAAGACTTAGATcatctaaatataaaaattaaaccacaAAATCACGATCTATTTGAATGATGATGTGTGACAAAATGATGGGACATTTGATGtgtgtttttattgaataattatAGTCTTTGTGAAATATATATTaagttaatattattatttaaatttaattttactacaGAAGATCATGCAATCAAAAACGACACGAATTTAACActcaaaaaacattacttaaccAACAAAATGGATAAATTATATTCTAGAAATatatagtagtttaaaaaagtattaaataagTCGTAAATTCTTATAGCTGAAACTGTCAGCTTTCAGTCACATGATTTCCTAATAATGAGATTAAATGCCTAAATTGCATCATATGAACATTCAAATTGTTTCAAACAATTGAAAGTGATTTGCCTAATCCAATGAAGTACCTTAATTTCTTGTTTCCAATCAATTTCCTGTGTCTCATTAGAGTAAGAAACCACTCACTCCTTCCACAATATAAGTCATTAGCTCCTCCTAAATTCAATTATCTGTTTTGAAGGATTTGTAACTTCTGCAGTTATTAAattaggttttaatttaaataaatctataaaCATACTATTTACATTCTGCGTGGCggtacaatatttaaatttcccaAAATAAACTACATTTAGTCaaaatcattaatttatttttaactaatttgtttatttatattttctcgtTTGTTTAGAGGAAGAAGCCTATCACTGTCTTGCAAGTTTAGTTGCATGCAAAGAAAAGGTGTTCATCAATCAGACAAAACTACTACACGAAGTCACTTGGAAAACAGTGATGCAAATTGCCAAAAAACATGcagtaagttttaaaaataaattataacatactatttctaataataatattttttttttatttttagaaaacctCCGTCTCTTATTTGCAACGAATATGCCCTGgtcaaaaattagaaagagtttTCATGGACTGGTGCTGGTGGATATTAGCTGGTTTACCATTTCAGCATTTAGTACGTGTTATGGACTGTTTTTTTCATGAGGGTATCAAGGTATTCTATCGTATCTCTCTGGTCATACTCAATTTATTCCAAAAGGAATGCACTTCGAACAATGAATGGAGTCCAGATAATATTAAGAATGACATTGGTAATGCgcttataaaattttgcaaaaaattaccAGTTTCACCAGCGAAGCTGTTACAATCAGCGTTTAGTATTAGGGGGCTAAggtttgttttttacatttgtttttagtCTCATAATATTCATAACTGAAGTACACcatttatatgaatatttaagctttaattacttttaaaatgtgtatcactgtagaaaaatatgcaaaccaaatatttgtttcttaattttgagttaaaacttattccaatatttttaaaatctattcgGATAAAGGTCTTCTGAATGTCAGATTCAAATTGAGTCCAACTGAAGACTTTTTTGGGCTGAAAATTTTTTCAGCTAGTAGAGTCCAACTGAAGACTTTTTTGGGCTGAACATTTTTTCAGCCAGTAGTATCTCTAATTCGATAGTATGAACATCCTTATGGAGGATGTCATTAGATAGGTTAAGGGTCCTAAAAGGATTTATATGCTTCCCGAACTGAACGTTAATTTTAACCAAGGCATTTAGCTATTTTTTCTGATGCCATtcatttcaaacttggaactagGCTTCACTTACCTTTTCAGAAAGCACCAATACTAAATTTATGTCCAAAACTAGCACGAACTTAAAGTTTCTCAAATAATTTCCAATTTGTCAAGGAACTCCTTAACACAAAACTTTAATAAGCCCcaagtattgaataaaaaaacatattaagttcatattttgacataagcCCAGTTTATTTGGTAATAAGGCAGATTTGTCTAGACtaactttccaaaaaagttaAGGGGCTTTTTGACGCTCCGATCAGAAACTTTCTACTTTCTCCTTAAGTGgaatgtattaatttaaaaaacaatagacattttaaattattttaagaaacttatatttttaaagaagtccTTAGACAAATCTGTACATATATACTTCATGatgattttgtataaatatatgcaTATAAATAGTGTACTTACTTTTTGCTATtgctatatttttcaaaaatccattctaaatatatcttttatttatctTCTAGTTCCACATATATATCTAGGATATTTATTAAGACTGAAATGTTACTAAAAAGTAGATCAGTTCTAAGCGGTTCAAAGCAATTAGTTCGATCGCGTTCCAGTGATAATTTACCAACGAGTCAATCGCAAGTCAACATTCAAATGATGTCACATACATTGACCATACGAGAGGTAATCTATAAatactattttcttatttatctattcttatttatattaataataataatcttaatcttaattaaagtaaagtacaaaagtaatattttgaacaacaaaaaaaaaagaaagcagaCACATAATAAtagattaaatttaactttaaggaGAGAAGGACAAGATttagaaatatatatgtatttttttttttttgaaaattaaataaatatctaaactATTTTGCTTtatatgtttttcaataagtaCAGAGGTTTACAAATTTATATGTTAAGAGCTACAATTACTTTCTTTAATAATTGTCATTTTgatatattaacttttttcttttaagctttGAATCTGTGATTTATGTCTCTTTTTAAGAGATGCACTTTGAAATTCCTAAATGCGTACAAAATTCATTCACAGGTCatctttgttaaaaatgttcattcattttttttttaatgtcaattaATTGAGTAAATCCTTAAAGTAAAGAATTTCCTCTCAAGTATGCATAACTTTAAGTGCTTTTGCACTAATTCAAGCTtcatgtaaatttttgttttttctttaaaatgtttaataatttaaataaattgatacaaattataTGAGCTTTCTGCTTAAGTACAGAGCTTAATTTTATGTTGAGACCGATTCcagttttgtttcaaattatttctcttctttttttgataaattctaaagtcaaatcaaaaatttaagttttttaaatttttagtttttttgatcaaatagcttttgtaaaatttttaaacagattcaATACATTATTTACGTGTATCTGcgatatttcaaataattatttaatctCATTAAATAGTTCTAAGCTATCTAAATcttagaatttattattttaaacgaaaaagtAATAGAAGCTCTAACATCATTCTTACGTATCCTtccatagtttattttttactttaaaaataattagttttaagttaaatttcacCTATCTTtaaaaccaaccaaaaaaacattcattcatattttgaaatgtgtcaATAACATTCCAGAGGGTGCATTCCGAGACCTGTCGCAATCTGGTATGGGgcttaatacattttaaattttctagctCTTTTTCTCTATTTgctgtttggttttattttattttctcgttGTTATAAGTTTTAATGAAAGTgaattcttataatttatatttttttttaatttgttttcttttacttttgttctgataataatttaatttttaatttgaaatgtttgtttttatgagAATGTCTCATGCAAGCCGCAAAATTgttgtttcattatttttttcataaacagctaattacaaaaaaaataataatataattatgctGAGAAATAATAACATGTgttatgcaaaattaaaaaagggctTTTctttcgttgttgttttttttattggcaATTATAGCGAATTTCATTGATTATATCATTATATTTTAGGTagaatgttttataaataaaaagaaacaaaaaaatactaaattttaaattcgatatgtacaattgttaataaaaatacgtTCTCCCTAAAAGACTGACAGTTGACTtcgaattgatttaaatttcgaaTCACCTGTCAACTTGAGAGaatcgaaaaaagaaaaatatttataaatatatattatttggaAAATGAAAGTTAAGACGTTtgtgtcttgtttttttttttaatttttttctttttttctcatctTGCTGCATTCTGTTACTACTACTACCACTACTACTAccactactactactactactgctGCTACCGCCGCTGATTGCtcgtatttaaattataaatatttatatatgttgACTTCGTTGAACACTAActtaactcaaaataaaatttgcaaaatgaaTATTATTTACGTTACTTGTTTGACACTTTGTTGttaaatatcaaattcaacATCAATTCAACTCAActctaaaaattgttaatttgttaaACACAACCCACCACGTTTTTTAATGTGTTTATCAATGCATTTTGGTTATTCCCATTgatgtttttcctttttgattttgtatttttacaaaCCCTTCATACCCCCAACACCCAAATCCCTTCGCAATAACAATTTTCAATGTGACATTATGAATCatgtcaaaataatatttaaacaataaaacaaatcaaattaataacacaaaaaaaaacaaaaaacaattaaataaggGCGAACAATCTCCTGGGCATAGGGTTCTCGCTATGGGCGTTTATCCTGTTCAGTCGTTAAAGAGTCGAATAGCCAGTGGTGAAGATGTAAGTGTACTGTTTTAAAAGAATGTTCATCAGTATCAATTTATTGATAGTTACGTGAtttaaatatctatctatctcttGTATATCTCgcaccaattttgttttttattcttggataattttaaaattcaattttcttaaggaaTAAACAAATCCTTTTtcgtttatttgttgttgttgtaaattttgatttcgattttTAATGAGCATTTCCTACAAATAATATcataaatattgtgttttttaaagtaGTTGAGTCATAGATTTTTTGATCTCTTACAACACTCAAACAAGATTTACACACGGACAcgcataataaaatattttagtttttttttataaacattaactttttatttaattaaagacatttttttcggacagttttcactaaaagtgaataaagtgtttaaaaatatagtttttattttcatctgtGGAATGTATTCCTATAATACTCTTTGGGTCTTCCAAtgaataaatttttgaagagaaatcaatgaatgtttatttcattctttatttcatttatcaACCAAAATACGACGTACTTTGCTTATGATCTGAACTATAAGAACCTGAGACTTAATAGAAAATACGGTGTAATATGATTTGTGTAATGCCTAATTTTTAGGAACTACGAGGAATCAAAACATTGAAACATCTTATTAGAatattctttctttctttcaacaAATGTAGTTATCCTtggattaaataaaatcaattttataatagGCACTAAAAAGAAAAGATGAAATCTTGTCTTATAAGGGAGTTTACCGGATTTAAGTACGAAAAGCAGTTTCATGTAAAATTTGAGTACAATATTTTCGagaattcaaacttttttttttttcttttacaatatttagaaaatactGTTTTGGAATAAACCATTTATATAGCTTCAAAAGTTTGAATAATAATGAGATTTTACAGGGTCCTTTATGAAAGCCGATTGGACTGTTAGGATGCGTTATAAATTTGAAGGGAAAAGGCTTCTTATCAATTTTCTTAACATAGAATTGAAGAATAAAAGAAAGGATTCATTTCTGAAGAAAGGTTATCCAATATCCACTGAATTCCAATACCCTTGTATTAATTTAGAAGacctttacaaaacaaaaaaaataaaattttaaattacttgtacattttttaaagacttgAATGCGTTTGTTTTATAagcattaacaaaaattggctTAAAAAATAATCCCTGCTAAAAAATTTGGATTGAATTTTGAAgtgttttgattttaacttaataatttaaaaaacaaaatcgaaatacttcttttttttataaataaaaataaaacaaaaactttccaaactttatttcaaaatcaaagaattttttgacTCGAGATGATCCTCAGACCGTACACTGGAAACGACTTACGAAAGATTCACATTTaatggtaaaaaataataatatagagataaaattttaaatttaaggacaaattaataaaatttgcataatagtaataataatattatttatatgaataaacaagaataattcttgaaaaataatatttaataattagtAGTGCTAGATCGCTAATCGCATGTTGAGATGGTCCTTTTTATTTAAGGATATTctcattatatttaatttacttgaaacaaataattttgagttttttaaattaagaaataaccAAACTCGTAGGATAATACTGTAGTTTTATTTGgctgaatacaaaaatattatataaatttaaaaatataatataaaaaacttattttgtattatcttcgacttatttagaattttattttaataagtcCCTCCATTATAAAGGGTTCCTTAGTTAGTTGGAACTCTGACAACGTTGGCAACTTACACTATGAACGCACCCTTGAACCAGTaactcaactgtcaaaatattctttaaaaaaaaaaaacagttttttcatCAGGGCTGTGGTGTTACTTAACTTCTATTTCAGTATATCTATTTCccgttttcgaaaaaaaatatctttcagccttatgaaattatttgacttttttattaATGTCGAACAAATGCCAAGTCCTTATTGGTAAACCccatattataatttaataaatattcaatttaatttaagttttagtttaaaaattttgaactttgcTACAAATACGCCATTGGcgtatcaaaaacttaaaaaacaactaaaaacaaaaacatttttctttatataaaattatcacTATATGACCAAGTATTTTACACTCAATTATcccttaatttctttttgtattcctAACACATTCCTCTTGTCGTTAAGCTTATCATtacacaatatttatttatgtagttTTCAGTCAttgatagttttatttatttattaaatataatattttattgaacctacataattataataaaatgtatgagtTCTGCTTTGATATTGTTTTGTcagttatattgtttttttttataaatcattattcttaataataactactattttttaatttccaatgattttccgatttgaaaaataatttttaaatgtcgtgtttttttactaagttttgtttttggaacaatttttttttaataataatttttaataattctttgtgACTAATAACgtgatattattatttgtggATAGCTCTTTACACTCTGGTCATGGCTGCCAGTTAGGATAACAATGTACCAACCCGTACTGCTGTATACAACTGAAGAGCATGGTTGCTCATTGACAACATTTTATGTTCGGGTGGAGCAACATGAACCGACTTTAATGATGATCAAAACGTGCAATAATGaggtaattattttttctttttgatactaataaaataatttacttaattgttttctttttttaaggtttttgggGCCTATTGCTCATCAAGATGGTTTGAGCGTAATGTCAAAGATGACAAAGGCCAAAGGCAGGCCTACTTTGGAACAGGTGAAACTTTTCTATTTTCTCTTTATCCAGAAAGAGCAAAATATCCTTGGGTTGGTATTGAAGGTGATAAGGGATTGGGACATTCATCGGAACTTTTTATGGCGGCTGATGCTAAAATGATCACGATTGGTGGAGGGTAAGTTAATTAAGGTGATATTTGTAGTGTTTAACTTTAAGCTTAATAAATAAGAGTGTCTTTTTCTACTTGCGACATTTAGAAACTATATGTCCTTcgtaaaaattcaaactttccataaaagaaatcttttttttttggcccAAAAGTGTAccctgaaatatttttaaattttatacaggCGGCCCCGTAAAAGGTAGTCCAAACTGAGTATGATCATTGATGTATGTAATATAGAGTCCGCcatctaaattttgtttaactagtgcttatttcgtgaatggttaCACTTATCTCACGTCTGTTTTGACAgataataattagttttatcttccgctgaacgaatatgatTGTTTATGCGCTtgaacaacgcttagagaagatgcctattttgccaaaaaaatcatcttttcagatgaagctcattttgatcttggcgggtatgtaaacaagcaaaaatatCGCATTtatgtttggtgcggattttagTCCAGAGGCACAATTAGggcatttttcttcgaaaatgagtaAGGAGCGGCCGTTACAATtaatggcgatcgttatcgggccatgttgaactaatttttgttcacaaaagtagaaggaggatattggcaaaattttggtttcaacaggacagcGGCCGGCGACACTACTTGCTACACAGCCGAAACTACAatcgatgtttttatagcattttcaaaaaaaaaagttatttggctggctctttatattatattgagttttttttatccCGAATCACCTACTTTTAGTCAGCTTTTCACTTACTCTCTCTAGGTAGTAATGgcgtaattttaatttaaactcaaGTGTTCGccctatatattttttgttgactaTTATCAACCAACTAATACCATATAATCTCTAAGACCGCTTACTGATTCACAAACCAAACAATGCTTTATTAAATGATTTAGTGGTCCTGAATTTGAATTTAGTCTTATAATTTTTCCACAAACTAAAATCGGTTTTCTTAAGCTTAGAGTTCTTaacaagaaattattattattatcacttATTTGCCATAAATTCTCATAAGTTGGGAGATGACTTATGACTTAGTCtttattttaatgaagtttttaaaaacttcaaatgttatgattttatagtttttaaacgTGCTGATTTTCATTCCGAATCCTAAttcaaaatatctaaaaaattacaacatttttccgtttccaatttattattatccaattataatttttcaatatattttaaaaatttgatgttgAAGCCTTTTTTAGACTCAGATTcggtacaaaaacaaaaactactttcaAGAAACCGTTTTAGCATACAAAGTTCAGGGTTTCTTTGAGGTTAATGTTCGATAAAcgaaaagatttttcgaaaattgtatgaaatactgaaactaaaaaatatgCCCCTATTTTTTTGGGGTAAGAACATTTGcacgtttttaatatttgttcatttttattctCATTGCAGTGAAGGCCAAGCTATTTGGATGGATGAAAATATTCGTTTTGGCAAAACAGACAGTTGTAAAACTTTCAACAATCCACCATTGTGTCCAACGGGTGATTTTGAAATACGAGTTCTTGAAGTTTATGGTTTTGTCGGtgcttaaaaagttaaaaaaaaagaaaataacattcaAACAAAAGCAGCTcataaatacattattttatgaatgaaGCAAAAgagcaaatcaaaaaatatcacTCCTCTGAAACAAAGCGAGTTGGATTTTTtactacacaaaaaaaaagaagcaaaatgcaaaaataagaagaaaaattcccagcatttgattgtttattttttcttaaactttgtttgtgtttttttttgggaataacgaattattttttaattaaaaattaaaataaataaa
This window of the Eupeodes corollae chromosome 3, idEupCoro1.1, whole genome shotgun sequence genome carries:
- the LOC129951491 gene encoding GTPase-activating protein skywalker isoform X3; this translates as MPYSRDASVNADKLSGIEEESDLYEGFAPHVDTSEIKNLDYQTNSKQSGNLQIISRLILPRKEPLLKCFAEIQPLILQGKKREVKSILRENAWPINSPIRSQLWPALCAQHQTKQNMLDGFYWEMVHQVFGTTELSEKPIMLPAFVDSAHCLPYHLTRTGRAVADRIVNVLGYDCPDITFSPVLYPITSILLHFMSEEEAYHCLASLVACKEKVFINQTKLLHEVTWKTVMQIAKKHAKTSVSYLQRICPGQKLERVFMDWCWWILAGLPFQHLVRVMDCFFHEGIKVFYRISLVILNLFQKECTSNNEWSPDNIKNDIGNALIKFCKKLPVSPAKLLQSAFSIRGLSSTYISRIFIKTEMLLKSRSVLSGSKQLVRSRSSDNLPTSQSQVNIQMMSHTLTIRERVHSETCRNLNFLTRDDPQTVHWKRLTKDSHLMLFTLWSWLPVRITMYQPVLLYTTEEHGCSLTTFYVRVEQHEPTLMMIKTCNNEVFGAYCSSRWFERNVKDDKGQRQAYFGTGETFLFSLYPERAKYPWVGIEGDKGLGHSSELFMAADAKMITIGGGEGQAIWMDENIRFGKTDSCKTFNNPPLCPTGDFEIRVLEVYGFVGA
- the LOC129951491 gene encoding GTPase-activating protein skywalker isoform X10, whose protein sequence is MVGKILAVRTDLDSFSRRSSVYVNPECEKFFELPQYIAASTNDLTTKCQCWQLSPGKEPLLKCFAEIQPLILQGKKREVKSILRENAWPINSPIRSQLWPALCAQHQTKQNMLDGFYWEMVHQVFGTTELSEKPIMLPAFVDSAHCLPYHLTRTGRAVADRIVNVLGYDCPDITFSPVLYPITSILLHFMSEEEAYHCLASLVACKEKVFINQTKLLHEVTWKTVMQIAKKHAKTSVSYLQRICPGQKLERVFMDWCWWILAGLPFQHLVRVMDCFFHEGIKVFYRISLVILNLFQKECTSNNEWSPDNIKNDIGNALIKFCKKLPVSPAKLLQSAFSIRGLSSTYISRIFIKTEMLLKSRSVLSGSKQLVRSRSSDNLPTSQSQVNIQMMSHTLTIRELFTLWSWLPVRITMYQPVLLYTTEEHGCSLTTFYVRVEQHEPTLMMIKTCNNEVFGAYCSSRWFERNVKDDKGQRQAYFGTGETFLFSLYPERAKYPWVGIEGDKGLGHSSELFMAADAKMITIGGGEGQAIWMDENIRFGKTDSCKTFNNPPLCPTGDFEIRVLEVYGFVGA
- the LOC129951491 gene encoding GTPase-activating protein skywalker isoform X1, producing the protein MPYSRDASVNADKLSGIEEESDLYEGFAPHVDTSEIKNLDYQTNSKQSGNLQIISRLILPRKEPLLKCFAEIQPLILQGKKREVKSILRENAWPINSPIRSQLWPALCAQHQTKQNMLDGFYWEMVHQVFGTTELSEKPIMLPAFVDSAHCLPYHLTRTGRAVADRIVNVLGYDCPDITFSPVLYPITSILLHFMSEEEAYHCLASLVACKEKVFINQTKLLHEVTWKTVMQIAKKHAKTSVSYLQRICPGQKLERVFMDWCWWILAGLPFQHLVRVMDCFFHEGIKVFYRISLVILNLFQKECTSNNEWSPDNIKNDIGNALIKFCKKLPVSPAKLLQSAFSIRGLSSTYISRIFIKTEMLLKSRSVLSGSKQLVRSRSSDNLPTSQSQVNIQMMSHTLTIRERVHSETCRNLGEQSPGHRVLAMGVYPVQSLKSRIASGEDLFTLWSWLPVRITMYQPVLLYTTEEHGCSLTTFYVRVEQHEPTLMMIKTCNNEVFGAYCSSRWFERNVKDDKGQRQAYFGTGETFLFSLYPERAKYPWVGIEGDKGLGHSSELFMAADAKMITIGGGEGQAIWMDENIRFGKTDSCKTFNNPPLCPTGDFEIRVLEVYGFVGA
- the LOC129951491 gene encoding GTPase-activating protein skywalker isoform X2; the encoded protein is MVGKILAVRTDLDSFSRRSSVYVNPECEKFFELPQYIAASTNDLTTKCQCWQLSPGKEPLLKCFAEIQPLILQGKKREVKSILRENAWPINSPIRSQLWPALCAQHQTKQNMLDGFYWEMVHQVFGTTELSEKPIMLPAFVDSAHCLPYHLTRTGRAVADRIVNVLGYDCPDITFSPVLYPITSILLHFMSEEEAYHCLASLVACKEKVFINQTKLLHEVTWKTVMQIAKKHAKTSVSYLQRICPGQKLERVFMDWCWWILAGLPFQHLVRVMDCFFHEGIKVFYRISLVILNLFQKECTSNNEWSPDNIKNDIGNALIKFCKKLPVSPAKLLQSAFSIRGLSSTYISRIFIKTEMLLKSRSVLSGSKQLVRSRSSDNLPTSQSQVNIQMMSHTLTIRERVHSETCRNLGEQSPGHRVLAMGVYPVQSLKSRIASGEDLFTLWSWLPVRITMYQPVLLYTTEEHGCSLTTFYVRVEQHEPTLMMIKTCNNEVFGAYCSSRWFERNVKDDKGQRQAYFGTGETFLFSLYPERAKYPWVGIEGDKGLGHSSELFMAADAKMITIGGGEGQAIWMDENIRFGKTDSCKTFNNPPLCPTGDFEIRVLEVYGFVGA
- the LOC129951491 gene encoding GTPase-activating protein skywalker isoform X6 gives rise to the protein MVGKILAVRTDLDSFSRRSSVYVNPECEKFFELPQYIAASTNDLTTKCQCWQLSPGKEPLLKCFAEIQPLILQGKKREVKSILRENAWPINSPIRSQLWPALCAQHQTKQNMLDGFYWEMVHQVFGTTELSEKPIMLPAFVDSAHCLPYHLTRTGRAVADRIVNVLGYDCPDITFSPVLYPITSILLHFMSEEEAYHCLASLVACKEKVFINQTKLLHEVTWKTVMQIAKKHAKTSVSYLQRICPGQKLERVFMDWCWWILAGLPFQHLVRVMDCFFHEGIKVFYRISLVILNLFQKECTSNNEWSPDNIKNDIGNALIKFCKKLPVSPAKLLQSAFSIRGLSSTYISRIFIKTEMLLKSRSVLSGSKQLVRSRSSDNLPTSQSQVNIQMMSHTLTIREGEQSPGHRVLAMGVYPVQSLKSRIASGEDLFTLWSWLPVRITMYQPVLLYTTEEHGCSLTTFYVRVEQHEPTLMMIKTCNNEVFGAYCSSRWFERNVKDDKGQRQAYFGTGETFLFSLYPERAKYPWVGIEGDKGLGHSSELFMAADAKMITIGGGEGQAIWMDENIRFGKTDSCKTFNNPPLCPTGDFEIRVLEVYGFVGA
- the LOC129951491 gene encoding GTPase-activating protein skywalker isoform X7 produces the protein MPYSRDASVNADKLSGIEEESDLYEGFAPHVDTSEIKNLDYQTNSKQSGKEPLLKCFAEIQPLILQGKKREVKSILRENAWPINSPIRSQLWPALCAQHQTKQNMLDGFYWEMVHQVFGTTELSEKPIMLPAFVDSAHCLPYHLTRTGRAVADRIVNVLGYDCPDITFSPVLYPITSILLHFMSEEEAYHCLASLVACKEKVFINQTKLLHEVTWKTVMQIAKKHAKTSVSYLQRICPGQKLERVFMDWCWWILAGLPFQHLVRVMDCFFHEGIKVFYRISLVILNLFQKECTSNNEWSPDNIKNDIGNALIKFCKKLPVSPAKLLQSAFSIRGLSSTYISRIFIKTEMLLKSRSVLSGSKQLVRSRSSDNLPTSQSQVNIQMMSHTLTIREGEQSPGHRVLAMGVYPVQSLKSRIASGEDLFTLWSWLPVRITMYQPVLLYTTEEHGCSLTTFYVRVEQHEPTLMMIKTCNNEVFGAYCSSRWFERNVKDDKGQRQAYFGTGETFLFSLYPERAKYPWVGIEGDKGLGHSSELFMAADAKMITIGGGEGQAIWMDENIRFGKTDSCKTFNNPPLCPTGDFEIRVLEVYGFVGA
- the LOC129951491 gene encoding GTPase-activating protein skywalker isoform X5, whose protein sequence is MPYSRDASVNADKLSGIEEESDLYEGFAPHVDTSEIKNLDYQTNSKQSGKEPLLKCFAEIQPLILQGKKREVKSILRENAWPINSPIRSQLWPALCAQHQTKQNMLDGFYWEMVHQVFGTTELSEKPIMLPAFVDSAHCLPYHLTRTGRAVADRIVNVLGYDCPDITFSPVLYPITSILLHFMSEEEAYHCLASLVACKEKVFINQTKLLHEVTWKTVMQIAKKHAKTSVSYLQRICPGQKLERVFMDWCWWILAGLPFQHLVRVMDCFFHEGIKVFYRISLVILNLFQKECTSNNEWSPDNIKNDIGNALIKFCKKLPVSPAKLLQSAFSIRGLSSTYISRIFIKTEMLLKSRSVLSGSKQLVRSRSSDNLPTSQSQVNIQMMSHTLTIRERVHSETCRNLGEQSPGHRVLAMGVYPVQSLKSRIASGEDLFTLWSWLPVRITMYQPVLLYTTEEHGCSLTTFYVRVEQHEPTLMMIKTCNNEVFGAYCSSRWFERNVKDDKGQRQAYFGTGETFLFSLYPERAKYPWVGIEGDKGLGHSSELFMAADAKMITIGGGEGQAIWMDENIRFGKTDSCKTFNNPPLCPTGDFEIRVLEVYGFVGA
- the LOC129951491 gene encoding GTPase-activating protein skywalker isoform X4 translates to MPYSRDASVNADKLSGIEEESDLYEGFAPHVDTSEIKNLDYQTNSKQSGNLQIISRLILPRKEPLLKCFAEIQPLILQGKKREVKSILRENAWPINSPIRSQLWPALCAQHQTKQNMLDGFYWEMVHQVFGTTELSEKPIMLPAFVDSAHCLPYHLTRTGRAVADRIVNVLGYDCPDITFSPVLYPITSILLHFMSEEEAYHCLASLVACKEKVFINQTKLLHEVTWKTVMQIAKKHAKTSVSYLQRICPGQKLERVFMDWCWWILAGLPFQHLVRVMDCFFHEGIKVFYRISLVILNLFQKECTSNNEWSPDNIKNDIGNALIKFCKKLPVSPAKLLQSAFSIRGLSSTYISRIFIKTEMLLKSRSVLSGSKQLVRSRSSDNLPTSQSQVNIQMMSHTLTIREGEQSPGHRVLAMGVYPVQSLKSRIASGEDLFTLWSWLPVRITMYQPVLLYTTEEHGCSLTTFYVRVEQHEPTLMMIKTCNNEVFGAYCSSRWFERNVKDDKGQRQAYFGTGETFLFSLYPERAKYPWVGIEGDKGLGHSSELFMAADAKMITIGGGEGQAIWMDENIRFGKTDSCKTFNNPPLCPTGDFEIRVLEVYGFVGA